In a single window of the Osmerus eperlanus chromosome 2, fOsmEpe2.1, whole genome shotgun sequence genome:
- the col1a1a gene encoding LOW QUALITY PROTEIN: collagen, type I, alpha 1a (The sequence of the model RefSeq protein was modified relative to this genomic sequence to represent the inferred CDS: inserted 1 base in 1 codon; deleted 1 base in 1 codon) gives MFSFVDIRLALLLGATVLVARGQGEDDRAGGSCTLDGQVYNDRDVWKPEPCQICVCDSGTVMCDEVICEDTSDCPNPVIPHDECCPICPDDGFEDQGQVEGPKGDRGAKGDRGLPGLPGNDGIPGQPGLPGPPGPPGPPGLGGNFSPQMSGGFDEKSGVMPVPGPMGPLGPRGPPGSPGASGPQGFTGPPGEPGEAGASGPMGPRGAAGPPGKNGEDGESGKPGRGGERGPSGPQGARGFPGTPGLPGIKGHRGFSGLDGAKGDGGPAGPKGEGGSPGENGTPGAMGPRGLPGERGRAGPNGAAGARGNDGAAGAAGPPGPTGPAGPAXFPGGPGSKGEVGAQGARGPEGPQGSRGEAGNPGPAGAAGPSGNNGADGNPGGKGAPGAAGIAGAPGFPGPRGPPGASGAGGAPGPKGNTGEVGAPGAKGEAGAKGEAGAPGVQGPPGSAGEEGKRGARGEPGGAGGRGAPGERGAPGSRGFPGADGAGGPKGATGERGSPGVVGAKGSTGEPGRNGEAGMPGSKGMTGSPGSPGPDGKTGPVGASGQDGRPGPPGPVGARGQPGVMGFPGPKGTAGEGGKPGERGVMGPTGAVGAPGKDGDVGAPGAPGPAGPAGERGEQGAGGSPGFQGLPGPQGALGETGKPGEQGLPGEGGAPGPAGSRGDRGFPGERGAPGPVGPAGARGSPGSGGNDGAKGEAGAAGAPGAQGPPGLQGMPGERGAAGLPGLKGDRGDQGGKGADGAPGKDGIRGMTGPIGPPGPGGAPGDKGEGGPAGAVGPTGARGAPGERGESGASGPAGFAGPPGADGQPGAKGESGDNGAKGETGAPGPAGATGAAGPQGPVGNTGAKGARGAAGPPGATGFPGAAGRVGPPGPSGNSGAPGPAGPSGKEGQKGNRGETGPAGRPGEVGAAGPPGAQGEKGNPGGEGAPGSSGIPGPHGIAGQRGIVGLPGQRGERGFPGLAGVSGEPGKQGPGGPSGERGPPGPMGPPGLGGAPGEAGREGSPGNEGPSGRDGAAGPKGDRGESGVAGASGAPGPPGAPGPVGPAGKSGDRGESGPAGPAGIAGPAGPRGPAGSAGARGDKGETGEAGERGMKGHRGFTGMQGPPGPAGPSGEQGPAGSSGPAGPRGPSGSAGAGGKDGMSGLPGPTGPPGPRGRSGEMGPAGPTGPPGPPGPPGPPGGGFDMGFISQPAQEKAPDPFRMFRADDANVMRDRDLEVDSTLKSLSQQIENIRSPDGTKKNPARTCRDLKMCHPDWKSGQYWIDPDQGCTQDAIQVYCNMDTGETCVNPTQADIPKKSWYTSKNIKEKKHVWFGEAMTDGFQFEYGSEGSRPEDVNIQLTFLRLMATEASQNVTYHCKNSIAYMDQASGNLKKALLLQGSNEIEIRAEGNSRFTYSVTEDGCTSHTGAWGKTVIDYKTTKTARLPIIDIAPMDVGAPNQEFGIEVGPVCFL, from the exons aactTTTCTCCTCAGATGTCTGGTGGTTTTGATGAGAAGTCTGGTGTCATGCCTGTGCCAGGCCCCATG GGTCCCCTGGGTCCCCGTGGCCCTCCTGGATCTCCTGGTGCTAGC GGACCTCAGGGT TTCACTGGTCCCCCTGGTGAGCCTGGAGAGGCTGGTGCTTCT GGTCCCATGGGTCCTCGTGGAGCTGCTGGACCACCAGGGAAGAACGGAGAGGAT GGTGAGTCTGGCAAGCCTGGTCGTGGAGGCGAGCGCGGACCCTCCGGCCCTCAG GGAGCTCGTGGATTCCCCGGAACCCCCGGTCTGCCCGGCATCAAGGGACACAGA ggattCAGCGGTCTGGATGGAGCCAAGGGAGATGGTGGCCCTGCCGGCCCTA AGGGAGAGGGCGGTTCACCTGGTGAGAACGGAACTCCTGGAGCCATG GGTCCCCGTGGTCTGCCCGGTGAGAGAGGCCGTGCCGGTCCCAACGGAGCTGCT ggtgCCCGTGGTAACGatggtgctgctggtgctgccgGACCCCCT GGCCCCACTGGTCCTGCAGGTCCCG GATTCCCAGGAGGCCCCGGATCCAAG GGAGAGGTTGGTGCCCAGGGAGCCCGTGGCCCTGAGGGACCCCAGGGATCCCGTGGAGAGGCTGGAAACCCCGGACCTGCTGGCGCTGCTGGACCTTCC GGTAACAACGGAGCTGATGGAAATCCTGGTGGGAAGGGTGCCCCT GGTGCTGCTGGTATTGCTGGAGCCCCCGGATTCCCCGGCCCCCGTGGCCCCCCCGGAGCgtcaggagcaggaggagccccCGGCCCCAAGGGAAACACT GGTGAGGTTGGTGCCCCTGGTGCCAAGGGTGAGGCTGGTGCCAAGGGAGAGGCT gGTGCCCCAGGAGTGCAGGGACCCCCCGGctctgcaggagaggagggcaagaGAGGCGCCCGTGGAGAGCCCGGCGGTGCTGGTGGCCGAGGAGCCCCCGGAGAGCGC GGTGCCCCTGGTAGCCGTGGTTTCCCTGGTGCTGATGGAGCTGGTGGCCCCAAA ggCGCCACTGGTGAGCGTGGATCTCCCGGCGTGGTTGGAGCCAAGGGCTCTACCGGTGAGCCTGGTCGCAACGGAGAGGCTGGCATGCCTGGATCTAAG GGTATGACTGGTagccctggcagccctggaccTGATGGCAAGACTGGACCTGTT GGTGCATCTGGTCAAGATGGCCGCCCCGGACCCCCAGGCCCCGTCGGAGCCAGAGGCCAGCCCGGAGTCATGGGATTCCCCGGACCCAAGGGAACCGCT GGTGAGGGAGGcaagcctggagagagaggagtgatggGACCCACCGGCGCTGTC GGTGCCCCTGGGAAAGACGGTGACGTCGGCGCTCCTGGTGCCCCCGGACCTGCT GGAcccgctggagagagaggagagcagggagctggAGGCTCCCCCGGATTCCAG GGTCTCCCTGGACCCCAAGGAGCCCTCGGAGAGACTGGAAAGCCCGGAGAGCAG GGTCTGCCCGGTGAGGGTGGTGCCCCCGGACCTGCTGGATCCAGA ggtGACAGAGGTTTCCCCGGTGAGCGTGGAGCCCCTGGCCCAGTTGGACCCGCCGGTGCCCGCGGATCCCCTGGCTCTGGCGGTAACGACGGAGCCAAG ggcgaggctggtgctgctggtgctcCCGGAGCCCAGGGACCCCCTGGTCTGCAGGGCATGCCTGGAGAACGCGGAGCCGCTGGCCTGCCCGGACTCAAGGGAGACAGA GGAGACCAAGGAGGCAAGGGTGCTGACGGTGCCCCCGGTAAGGATGGCATCCGAGGCATGACCGGCCCCATCGGACCCCCCGGCCCTGGTGGAGCTCCAGGAGACAAGGGAGAGGGCGGCCCTGCCGGCGCAGTTGGCCCTACTGGTGCTCGTGGTGCCCCT ggTGAGCGTGGTGAGTCTGGTGCTTCTGGACCCGCTGGGTTCGCTGGACCAccc ggcgcTGACGGCCAGCCTGGTGccaagggagagagtggagacaaCGGCGCTAAGGGCGAGACTGGGGCCCCCGGCCCGGCTGGTGCTACTGGAGCCGCTGGACCCCAG GGACCCGTTGGAAACACCGGAGCCAAGGGAGCGCGCGGTGCCGCCGGACCCCCT GGTGCAACTGGTTTCCCTGGTGCTGCTGGCAGAGTCGGCCCTCCCGGCCCATCT ggcaACAGCGGAGCCCCAGGACCCGCAGGCCCCTCCGGTAAGGAGGGCCAGAAGGGTAACCGTGGAGAGACCGGTCCCGCCGGCCGCCCCGGTGAGGTTGGAGCTGCTGGACCCCCAGGCGCCCAGGGAGAGAAGGGTAACCCCGGAGGAGAGGGTGCTCCT GGTTCCTCTGGTATCCCCGGCCCACACGGTATCGCCGGCCAGCGTGGTATTGTTGGTCTGcccggacagagaggagagcgtggATTCCCAGGCCTCGCCGGAGTTTCC GGAGAGCCAGGCAAGCAGGGACCCGGAGGCCCATCTGGCGAGCGTGGACCCCCAGGCCCCATGGGACCCCCTGGACTGGGCGGAGCCCCCGGAGAGGCGGGTCGCGAG GGAAGCCCCGGTAATGAGGGACCTTCTGGTCGCGATGGTGCTGCTGGACCCAAG ggagaccGTGGTGAGAGTGGCGTTGCTGGTGCTTCCGGTGCCCCCGGACCCCCTGGTGCCCCCGGCCCCGTCGGCCCCGCTGGAAAGTCTGGTGACCGTGGAGAGTCT ggtcctGCCGGCCCTGCTGGCATCGCTGGCCCTGCTGGTCCTCGTGGCCCTGCC GGATCTGCTGGAGCCCGTGGAGACAAGGGAGAGACCggcgaggctggagagagaggcatgaaGGGACACCGTGGATTCACCGGCATGCAGGGACCACCCGGACCCGCT GGACCCTCCGGAGAGCAAGGACCCGCTGGATCCTCCGGCCCTGCTGGACCCAGA GGACCTTCTGGTTCTGCTGGAGCCGGTGGTAAGGATGGGATGAGCGGTCTGCCCGGCCCAACCGGACCCCCAGGACCCCGTGGTCGCAGCGGAGAGATGGGACCTGCC GGACCCACCGGCCCCCCTGGACCCCCAGGGCCTCCCGGCCCCCCCGGCGGCGGATTCGACATGGGCTTCATCTCCCAGCCCGCCCAGGAGAAGGCCCCCGATCCCTTCCGCATGTTCCGCGCCGACGACGCCAACGTGATGCGCGATCGCGACCTGGAGGTGGACTCCACCCTGAAGAGCCTGAGCCAGCAGATCGAGAACATCCGCAGCCCCGACGGCACCAAGAAGAACCCCGCCCGCACCTGCCGCGACCTCAAGATGTGCCACCCCGACTGGAAGAGCG gTCAGTACTGGATCGACCCCGACCAGGGCTGCACTCAGGATGCCATCCAGGTCTACTGCAACATGGACACTGGAGAGACCTGCGTCAACCCCACCCAGGCTGACATCCCCAAGAAGAGCTGGTACACCAGCAAGAACATCAAGGAGAAGAAGCACGTCTGGTTCGGAGAGGCCATGACCGACGGCTTCCAG TTCGAGTACGGCAGCGAGGGCTCCAGGCCTGAGGATGTCAACATCCAGCTGACCTTCCTGCGCCTGATGGCCACCGAGGCCAGCCAGAACGTCACCTACCACTGCAAGAACAGCATCGCCTACATGGACCAGGCCAGCGGCAATCTGAAGAAGGCTCTGCTGCTGCAGGGCTCCAACGAGATCGAGATCAGGGCCGAGGGCAACAGCCGCTTCACCTACAGCGTCACCGAGGACGGCTGCACG TCGCACACTGGTGCATGGGGCAAGACAGTCATCGACTACAAGACAACGAAAACAGCTCGCCTCCCAATTATTGACATCGCTCCTATGGACGTTGGTGCTCCCAACCAGGAATTTGGCATTGAAGTTGGCCCTGTCTGCTTCTTGTAA